In Luteitalea sp. TBR-22, one genomic interval encodes:
- a CDS encoding sugar ABC transporter ATP-binding protein — protein sequence MSALAFEDVSKHFGGVKALRGVSLSIAAGDAHALMGENGAGKSTLMKIAAGIHRPDGGRLLRDGQPVDLVDPRAALDHGIGLVHQETLLFPNLDVAENIFAGHEVVRGWLVDRRAMHDRAAALLAQLHLNVDPSTTVSHLSAAQQQLLQVARALAFDCQVLILDEPTTALTDAEVDHLFAVLERLRSRGVTLIYVSHRLPEVFRLCNTVSVLRDGQHVGTWPIAGKKPQDIVRAMVGRDLETGHGEGKVGDRVRLQVTGLTRRPHFEAVDLQVREGEIVGLFGLIGAGRTEVVETVFGLHRPQAGTMAVDGAPFAPRNPAEAVRRGVVLQPEMRQSQGLFFNLPISENLVLAREAARDGWRRRPGRERAECEALVKRWGIKAASIDVPPDALSGGNQQKVVLAKWLATGPRVLLLDEPTKGVDVGAKHDIHHLIREEAALGMACLVVSSDLPELLALADRIVVLKQGRVQGEVLRGASEEDVMHLATRAEETDAA from the coding sequence ATGAGTGCGTTGGCATTCGAGGACGTCAGCAAGCACTTCGGCGGCGTGAAGGCGCTGCGTGGCGTGAGCCTGTCCATCGCCGCCGGCGACGCGCACGCCCTGATGGGGGAGAACGGCGCGGGCAAGAGCACGCTGATGAAGATCGCCGCGGGCATCCACCGCCCCGACGGCGGCCGCCTCCTGCGCGACGGGCAGCCCGTCGACCTGGTGGACCCGCGCGCGGCGCTCGATCACGGCATCGGGCTGGTCCACCAGGAGACGCTGCTGTTCCCGAACCTCGACGTGGCCGAGAACATCTTCGCCGGCCACGAAGTGGTGCGCGGCTGGCTCGTCGATCGCCGCGCGATGCACGACCGTGCCGCGGCGCTCCTCGCGCAGCTCCACCTGAACGTCGACCCATCGACGACGGTGTCGCACCTCAGCGCGGCGCAGCAGCAACTGCTGCAGGTGGCGCGTGCCCTGGCGTTCGACTGCCAGGTGCTGATCCTCGACGAGCCGACCACGGCGCTCACCGACGCCGAGGTCGACCACCTGTTCGCCGTGCTCGAGCGCCTGCGCAGCCGCGGCGTCACGCTGATCTACGTGTCGCATCGCCTGCCCGAGGTGTTCCGCCTGTGCAACACCGTGTCGGTGCTGCGCGACGGCCAGCATGTGGGCACATGGCCGATCGCGGGCAAGAAGCCGCAGGACATCGTGCGCGCGATGGTCGGCCGCGACCTCGAGACCGGTCACGGCGAGGGCAAGGTCGGCGACCGCGTCCGCCTGCAGGTGACGGGCCTGACCCGACGCCCCCACTTCGAGGCTGTCGACCTGCAGGTGCGCGAGGGCGAGATCGTCGGCCTGTTCGGCCTGATCGGCGCCGGGCGCACCGAGGTCGTCGAGACGGTCTTCGGCCTGCACCGACCGCAGGCCGGGACGATGGCGGTCGATGGCGCGCCGTTCGCGCCACGCAACCCTGCCGAGGCGGTGCGGCGCGGCGTGGTGCTGCAGCCCGAGATGCGGCAGTCGCAGGGGCTGTTCTTCAACCTGCCGATCAGCGAGAACCTGGTGCTGGCCCGCGAAGCCGCCCGCGACGGGTGGCGTCGACGACCGGGGCGCGAGCGCGCCGAGTGCGAGGCCCTCGTGAAGCGCTGGGGCATCAAGGCGGCCTCGATCGACGTGCCGCCCGACGCGCTGAGCGGCGGCAACCAGCAGAAGGTCGTGCTGGCCAAGTGGCTGGCCACCGGGCCGCGCGTGCTGCTGCTCGACGAGCCCACCAAGGGCGTCGACGTCGGCGCCAAGCACGACATCCACCACCTGATTCGCGAGGAGGCCGCCCTCGGCATGGCGTGCCTCGTCGTCTCGAGCGACCTGCCCGAACTGCTGGCCCTCGCCGACCGCATCGTCGTCCTCAAGCAGGGGCGCGTGCAGGGCGAGGTGCTGCGCGGGGCTTCCGAGGAAGACGTGATGCATCTGGCCACCCGCGCCGAGGAGACCGACGCGGCATGA
- the acnA gene encoding aconitate hydratase AcnA, which produces MAIDSFKTRRTLTVGSETVHYYSLPALEAAGFPGVAKLPYSLRILLENLLRREDNAFVKKDDVATLAGWDVKGGAEREIAFMPARVLLQDFTGVPAVVDLAAMRDGVVKLGGDPSRVNPLQPVELVIDHSVQVDHFGQGDSFALNVDLEYQRNGERYEFLRWGQNAFSNFRVVPPGTGIVHQVNVEYLARVVCREDIDGQTYVYPDTLFGTDSHTTMVNGLGVVGWGVGGIEAEAAMLGQPSSMLIPDVVGFKLTGRLQEGITATDLVLTITERLRKHGVVGKFVEFYGPGLSHLTIADRSTIGNMSPEYGSTIAIFPIDDMTLDFLRLTGRSEAQIALVEAYAKAQDLFRTEATVDPVYTTTIELDLATVEPSLSGPRRPQDRVPLKDAKGSFGKSRDAMLAEPKKKGSGGGTAAAVAVQAPAWADQLDHGAVVVAAITSCTNTSNPSVMIAAGLVAKKAVEKGLTSKPWVKTSLAPGSQVVTEYYAKSGLNTYLDALGFNLVGYGCTTCIGNSGPLPDEVSALIEEKDLVVCSVLSGNRNFEGRIQPLVRANYLASPPLVVAYAIAGSLTVDITTEPLGIGKDGQPVYLKDVWPTQQEIQQTMLSAVQSEMYQRRYADVFKGDERWQQLPAPQGDRFEWKGASTYIANPPYFEGMELEPKPITDVKGARVLALLGDSVTTDHISPAGSIKADSPAGKYLIANGVQPRDFNQYGARRGHHEVMMRGTFANIRLRNQVAPGTEGGVTLYMPGDEQMSIYDAAMKYQSAGVPLMVIAGKEYGSGSSRDWAAKGTRLLGVRAVIAESFERIHRSNLVNMGVLPLQFKDGESAASLGLTGREVFDIALASLKPRGELAITATAEDGTSKTFTVRVRVDTPEELTAYRHGGILPYVVRQLVKKA; this is translated from the coding sequence ATGGCCATCGATTCCTTCAAGACCCGGCGTACCCTCACGGTCGGTAGCGAGACCGTTCACTACTACAGCCTGCCCGCCCTCGAGGCGGCCGGGTTCCCCGGGGTGGCGAAGCTCCCGTATTCGCTCCGCATCCTGCTGGAGAACCTGCTGCGGCGCGAGGACAACGCGTTCGTCAAGAAGGACGACGTGGCGACGCTGGCAGGGTGGGACGTCAAGGGCGGCGCCGAGCGCGAGATCGCCTTCATGCCGGCCCGGGTGCTCCTGCAGGACTTCACGGGCGTGCCCGCCGTGGTCGACCTCGCCGCCATGCGTGACGGCGTCGTCAAGCTGGGCGGCGACCCGTCGCGCGTCAACCCGCTGCAGCCGGTGGAGCTGGTCATCGACCACTCCGTGCAGGTGGATCACTTCGGCCAGGGCGACAGCTTCGCGCTCAACGTCGACCTCGAGTACCAGCGCAACGGCGAACGCTACGAGTTCCTGCGCTGGGGCCAGAACGCGTTCTCGAACTTCCGCGTCGTCCCGCCGGGGACGGGCATCGTCCACCAGGTCAACGTCGAGTACCTCGCGCGCGTCGTCTGCCGCGAGGACATCGACGGCCAGACGTACGTGTACCCGGACACCCTCTTCGGCACCGACTCGCACACGACGATGGTCAACGGCCTCGGGGTGGTGGGCTGGGGCGTCGGCGGCATCGAGGCCGAGGCCGCGATGCTGGGCCAGCCCTCGTCGATGCTGATCCCGGACGTCGTCGGCTTCAAGCTGACCGGCCGCCTGCAGGAAGGCATCACCGCCACCGACCTGGTGCTGACGATCACCGAGCGCCTCCGCAAGCACGGCGTCGTCGGCAAGTTCGTCGAGTTCTACGGCCCCGGGCTGAGCCACCTCACGATTGCCGACCGCTCGACGATCGGCAACATGTCGCCCGAGTACGGCTCGACGATCGCTATCTTCCCGATCGACGACATGACGCTCGACTTCCTGCGGCTCACCGGCCGCTCGGAGGCGCAGATCGCGCTCGTCGAGGCGTATGCGAAGGCGCAGGACCTGTTCCGCACCGAGGCGACCGTCGACCCGGTCTACACGACGACGATCGAGCTCGATCTGGCGACGGTGGAGCCCAGTCTCTCCGGGCCGCGTCGTCCTCAGGACCGCGTGCCGCTGAAGGACGCCAAGGGGTCGTTCGGCAAGTCGCGCGACGCGATGCTCGCCGAGCCGAAGAAGAAGGGCAGCGGCGGCGGCACTGCCGCGGCCGTCGCCGTGCAGGCGCCGGCGTGGGCCGACCAGCTCGATCACGGCGCGGTCGTCGTGGCGGCCATCACCAGCTGCACCAACACGTCGAACCCGAGCGTGATGATCGCCGCGGGCCTGGTGGCGAAGAAGGCGGTGGAGAAGGGCCTCACCAGCAAGCCATGGGTGAAGACCTCGCTCGCGCCCGGCTCGCAGGTGGTCACCGAGTACTACGCCAAGTCCGGCCTCAACACGTACCTCGACGCCCTCGGCTTCAACCTCGTCGGCTACGGCTGCACGACCTGCATCGGCAACAGCGGCCCGCTCCCCGACGAGGTCTCGGCGCTCATCGAGGAGAAGGACCTCGTGGTCTGCTCGGTGCTGTCGGGCAACCGCAACTTCGAGGGGCGCATCCAGCCGCTGGTGCGCGCCAACTACCTCGCGTCGCCGCCGCTGGTCGTCGCCTACGCGATTGCCGGCTCGCTGACCGTCGACATCACCACCGAGCCGCTGGGCATCGGCAAGGACGGCCAGCCGGTGTACCTCAAGGACGTCTGGCCGACGCAGCAGGAAATCCAGCAGACGATGCTGTCGGCCGTGCAGTCGGAGATGTACCAGCGTCGCTACGCCGACGTGTTCAAGGGCGACGAGCGCTGGCAGCAGCTGCCGGCGCCGCAGGGCGACCGCTTCGAGTGGAAGGGGGCGTCGACCTACATCGCCAACCCGCCGTACTTCGAGGGCATGGAGCTCGAGCCCAAGCCCATCACCGACGTGAAGGGCGCGCGCGTCCTCGCGTTGCTCGGCGACAGCGTGACGACCGACCACATCTCTCCGGCCGGCTCGATCAAGGCCGACAGCCCGGCGGGCAAGTACCTCATCGCCAACGGCGTGCAGCCGCGCGATTTCAACCAGTACGGCGCCCGTCGCGGTCACCACGAGGTGATGATGCGCGGCACGTTCGCCAACATCCGCCTCCGCAACCAGGTCGCACCGGGCACCGAGGGCGGGGTCACGCTCTACATGCCCGGCGACGAGCAGATGAGCATCTACGACGCCGCGATGAAGTACCAGTCGGCCGGCGTGCCGCTGATGGTCATCGCGGGCAAGGAGTACGGCTCCGGCTCGTCGCGCGACTGGGCGGCCAAGGGCACGCGCCTGCTCGGCGTCCGGGCGGTGATCGCGGAGAGCTTCGAGCGCATCCACCGCAGCAACCTGGTCAACATGGGCGTCCTGCCGCTCCAGTTCAAGGACGGCGAGAGCGCGGCCAGCCTCGGGCTCACCGGACGCGAAGTGTTCGACATCGCCCTCGCCTCGCTCAAGCCGCGCGGCGAGCTGGCCATCACGGCCACGGCGGAGGACGGCACCAGCAAGACGTTCACCGTGCGCGTCCGCGTCGACACGCCCGAGGAACTGACGGCCTATCGGCACGGCGGGATCCTGCCGTACGTCGTGCGCCAGCTCGTCAAGAAAGCGTAG
- a CDS encoding ABC transporter permease, whose protein sequence is MNPALQTAISEGSRSVPAPPAAGPVRPPQPWWRAIVRTRELSTLFILLAEIAFFTWYLWPDGGGRHPFFNGENGLLILKYSAIYGIAAVGASMVIISGGVDLAPGAVIALTTVVLGYLFLEGGWSLPASILAGLGVGAIAGAISSALVVLVRLPPFIATLGVMGITRGLAYIVTEGRFFDVSARIPPGWAPLGVPLDWLAPIVMVVLTVVFHLFMRHVQAGRAVFAVGGNEVAARYTGIQVGRIKTMVYMVSGVLAALSGVILVLGQGQGKADLANGYELDIIASAVVGGASLSGGRGSVVGAVLGTLIFGVLRNALPQVPGATFYDRLIVGLVVVVIVVVDQMLARREN, encoded by the coding sequence ATGAACCCTGCCTTGCAAACCGCCATCAGCGAGGGCAGCCGGAGCGTGCCGGCCCCCCCGGCTGCCGGCCCGGTCCGCCCGCCACAGCCGTGGTGGCGGGCGATCGTGCGCACGCGCGAGCTCAGCACGCTGTTCATCCTGCTGGCCGAGATTGCGTTCTTCACCTGGTACCTCTGGCCCGACGGCGGCGGGCGGCATCCGTTCTTCAACGGCGAGAACGGGCTGCTGATCCTCAAGTACTCGGCGATCTACGGCATCGCGGCCGTCGGCGCCTCGATGGTGATCATCTCGGGGGGCGTCGACCTCGCGCCGGGGGCCGTGATCGCGCTGACGACGGTCGTTCTCGGCTACCTGTTCCTCGAGGGCGGCTGGTCGCTGCCGGCCTCGATCCTGGCCGGCCTGGGCGTCGGCGCCATCGCCGGCGCGATCAGCTCCGCGCTGGTGGTGCTGGTGCGCCTGCCGCCGTTCATCGCGACACTGGGGGTGATGGGCATCACGCGCGGCCTGGCCTACATCGTCACCGAGGGCCGCTTCTTCGACGTGTCGGCGCGGATTCCGCCGGGCTGGGCGCCGCTCGGCGTGCCGCTGGACTGGCTCGCGCCGATCGTGATGGTGGTGCTGACCGTGGTGTTCCACCTGTTCATGCGCCACGTGCAGGCCGGCCGCGCGGTGTTCGCGGTGGGCGGCAACGAGGTGGCGGCCCGCTACACGGGGATCCAGGTCGGACGCATCAAGACGATGGTCTACATGGTGTCCGGGGTCCTGGCCGCGCTGTCGGGCGTGATCCTGGTGCTCGGCCAGGGCCAGGGCAAGGCCGACCTCGCCAATGGCTACGAGCTCGACATCATCGCGTCGGCCGTGGTGGGCGGCGCCAGCCTCTCCGGCGGCCGCGGCTCGGTGGTCGGGGCGGTGCTCGGCACGTTGATCTTCGGCGTCCTCCGCAACGCCCTCCCGCAGGTCCCTGGCGCCACCTTCTACGACCGCCTGATCGTCGGCCTCGTGGTGGTGGTGATCGTCGTCGTCGACCAGATGCTGGCGCGCCGGGAAAACTAG